One window of the Pseudomonas lurida genome contains the following:
- a CDS encoding sigma-70 family RNA polymerase sigma factor, whose amino-acid sequence MRSSEYSPCESVVQTLYSTHHNWLNAWLRSRLGNAADAADLAQDTFVRLLQKTERFELKAPRAFLRTIARGLVIDHWRREEIERAYLESIAHLPEALAPSAEARALVLELLEDISRLLDGLKPKVRRAFLLAQCDGLAYKQIAQQMGVSLRSVERYICEALYHCYVLRYQT is encoded by the coding sequence ATGCGATCCTCTGAGTACTCGCCGTGTGAAAGTGTTGTGCAGACGCTTTACAGCACTCATCACAACTGGCTGAACGCGTGGCTGCGCAGTCGCCTGGGCAATGCCGCCGATGCAGCTGACCTGGCACAAGACACCTTTGTGCGCCTGCTGCAAAAGACCGAACGCTTCGAACTCAAGGCGCCTCGCGCTTTTTTGCGCACCATCGCGCGGGGCTTGGTGATCGATCACTGGCGACGTGAAGAAATTGAACGCGCTTATCTCGAGTCCATCGCCCACCTGCCCGAGGCACTGGCTCCCAGCGCAGAGGCGCGCGCATTGGTGCTGGAGTTGCTGGAAGACATTTCCCGTCTTTTGGACGGACTCAAGCCTAAGGTGCGCAGGGCATTTCTGTTGGCCCAGTGCGACGGGCTGGCGTACAAACAGATCGCCCAGCAAATGGGCGTGTCACTGCGATCGGTGGAGCGCTATATCTGCGAGGCGCTCTATCACTGCTACGTTCTGCGCTATCAAACATGA
- a CDS encoding recombinase family protein has protein sequence MSDTRALPRAFSDVFKIDEPIHVYSYIRFSTKAQSLGFSEQRQLEQINQFFEQYPAANQVERFEDLGVSAFKGKNLKTGKLADFLNRLKANEIKDNALLLVESFDRISRMGGYDALEIIISIIQSDCAIYTLFDNRLYSKRKKDSSADISLIQNILERASDESRSKSERSKDAKTRNLKRAENGEIINKRGPFWLTYTDGKFEFNEHAHAVKRATELIFDVGCLATATQINKEDHSKKYSVGIISKILRQKALYGSYVAYDLDDNGKRTIIKQEIKNYYPALISESEFNLIGAKLEERHTPALAGRHPRDFNNILRGISYCECGSTLRSHSSDGIKKQYHYLICTASETKNCPITPGRIGRYSYQLVSSIFLDYQHSIQMQEMISTGKLTEKAEKQLKDVQGELLGKEQALKNTMAVLDKASSAAYEKLISHINTISFEIDALNTKKTMLEREVLESKLTIKSNVLNHELIRLLITPSGRIKINNFLKSKKVKVICKQINKSYFNISIYLGDDLIDTIKTSKTGDVVESLNGPLLR, from the coding sequence ATGAGCGATACCAGGGCACTTCCGAGAGCTTTCAGCGACGTATTCAAGATCGACGAGCCGATCCACGTTTATAGCTATATTCGCTTCTCAACCAAGGCGCAGAGCCTGGGTTTTAGCGAACAACGCCAGCTTGAACAGATTAATCAATTTTTTGAGCAATACCCTGCTGCCAACCAAGTCGAACGGTTTGAAGACCTTGGCGTCAGCGCATTCAAAGGCAAAAACCTAAAAACTGGCAAGCTCGCTGACTTTCTGAACCGCTTGAAAGCAAACGAAATTAAAGACAATGCCCTTTTACTCGTTGAATCATTCGACCGAATATCCAGAATGGGCGGATATGACGCGTTGGAAATTATCATTTCGATAATTCAATCCGATTGTGCCATTTATACGTTGTTCGATAACCGCCTATATTCAAAGCGAAAAAAAGACAGCAGCGCCGATATTAGCCTCATTCAAAATATACTTGAACGAGCAAGCGACGAAAGCCGCTCAAAGTCAGAGCGTTCAAAGGACGCGAAAACTCGAAACCTGAAACGCGCGGAGAATGGCGAGATTATTAACAAACGCGGTCCATTCTGGCTTACCTACACCGATGGAAAATTTGAGTTTAATGAACATGCTCATGCAGTAAAAAGGGCAACGGAGCTAATCTTCGATGTGGGATGCCTGGCAACAGCTACACAGATAAACAAAGAGGATCATAGTAAAAAATACAGCGTTGGTATCATTTCGAAAATTTTACGTCAAAAAGCGCTGTACGGTTCCTATGTCGCCTACGACCTAGACGACAATGGCAAAAGGACAATTATCAAACAAGAAATTAAAAACTACTACCCTGCACTTATCAGTGAGTCCGAATTCAACTTGATCGGCGCCAAGCTTGAAGAAAGACACACACCTGCATTGGCAGGAAGACACCCACGCGATTTCAATAATATCTTGCGTGGGATTTCCTATTGCGAATGCGGATCAACACTCCGCAGCCATTCCAGCGATGGAATCAAAAAGCAGTATCACTACCTAATTTGCACAGCATCAGAAACAAAAAACTGCCCTATCACACCAGGACGAATTGGGCGCTATAGCTATCAACTGGTCTCGTCTATTTTTCTTGACTATCAGCACTCCATACAAATGCAAGAAATGATCTCCACAGGCAAGCTAACAGAAAAAGCCGAAAAACAATTAAAAGATGTACAAGGTGAGTTACTAGGCAAAGAACAAGCTTTGAAAAATACCATGGCCGTTTTGGACAAAGCAAGCAGTGCTGCCTATGAAAAGCTAATTAGCCATATCAATACCATAAGCTTCGAAATAGATGCATTAAACACTAAAAAAACAATGCTTGAGCGAGAAGTCTTGGAGTCTAAGCTAACGATCAAGTCAAACGTGTTAAATCATGAGTTAATCAGGCTGTTAATTACACCATCAGGTCGCATTAAAATAAATAACTTCTTGAAGTCAAAAAAAGTAAAAGTTATCTGCAAGCAGATCAACAAGAGTTATTTCAATATTTCGATTTACCTTGGTGATGATTTGATTGACACCATAAAAACGTCTAAGACCGGAGATGTTGTCGAAAGCTTGAATGGCCCCTTGTTACGATGA
- a CDS encoding helix-turn-helix domain-containing protein yields the protein MTQSAVTILGKRIKELRVAKACTQAALAEMLGCESMTVSRYERGEYAPSIEVLEQIALALNITMDGFFVTQENVAPTTANLRHELCDIAYQADETSLKEIVSEANKILKKANKK from the coding sequence ATGACTCAGAGTGCAGTTACGATCCTTGGCAAGCGAATTAAAGAGTTGCGAGTAGCCAAGGCATGTACACAAGCCGCCTTAGCAGAGATGCTGGGATGCGAGTCGATGACGGTTAGCCGTTACGAGAGAGGGGAATATGCACCAAGCATTGAGGTTCTCGAGCAAATCGCTCTAGCCCTGAACATCACAATGGATGGATTTTTTGTCACACAAGAGAATGTGGCACCTACCACCGCAAATCTTCGGCACGAACTCTGCGATATTGCATATCAAGCTGATGAAACGTCTTTAAAAGAGATAGTGAGTGAAGCAAATAAAATCCTGAAAAAAGCCAATAAAAAATAA
- a CDS encoding methyl-accepting chemotaxis protein yields MNLKFSHKILLAASGVVVLAFALFTLYNDYLQRSTIKQNLDSSIQQSGELTASSVQNWLSGRILVLESLAQNVAHQGSGADLPGLVDQPAFTANFQFTYVGQTNGVFTQRPDAKMPDGYDPRQRPWYKQAVAADKTMLTPPYMAAVGGQIVTIALPVKKNGELLGVVGGDLSLQTLVKIINSVDFGGIGHAFLVSGDGQVIVSPDQDQVMKNLKDIYPGTSVRIEKVSQDVVLNGQDRILSFTPISGLPGADWYIGLSIDKDKAYAPLGEFRTSALIAMVIAVVAIAVLLSLLIQVLLRPLTTMGAAMQDIAQGEGDLTRRLDVTSKDEFGEVGSAFNQFVERIHASISEVSSATRQVHDLSQRVMASSNASIIGSDEQSARTNSVAAAINELGAATQEIARNAADASQHASGASEQADDGRKVVEQTILAMSELSQKISLSCTQIETLNASTDNIGHILDVIKGISQQTNLLALNAAIEAARAGEAGRGFAVVADEVRNLAHRTQESAEEIHKMITSLQVGSREAVTTMNASQTSSEESVEVANQAGERLISVTQRIVEIDGMNQSVAAATEEQTAVVETLNVDINQINLLNQQGVANLNETLKDCDALSQQASRLKQLVDSFKI; encoded by the coding sequence ATGAATCTCAAGTTCAGTCATAAAATTCTGTTGGCCGCGTCAGGCGTCGTGGTTCTAGCCTTCGCGTTATTCACGCTTTACAACGACTACCTGCAGCGCAGCACCATCAAGCAAAACCTGGACTCCTCCATCCAGCAATCCGGTGAGCTCACCGCCAGCAGTGTGCAGAACTGGCTCAGTGGCCGTATTCTGGTCCTCGAAAGCCTGGCGCAAAACGTTGCCCATCAGGGCAGTGGTGCAGACCTTCCTGGACTGGTCGATCAACCCGCGTTTACCGCGAATTTCCAGTTCACCTATGTCGGCCAGACCAACGGCGTGTTCACGCAGCGCCCGGACGCGAAGATGCCCGATGGCTACGACCCGCGTCAGCGCCCCTGGTACAAGCAAGCCGTAGCCGCGGACAAAACCATGCTTACCCCGCCTTACATGGCTGCGGTGGGTGGGCAGATCGTGACCATCGCCCTGCCGGTGAAAAAGAACGGCGAACTGCTGGGCGTAGTCGGCGGCGACCTGAGCCTGCAAACCCTGGTGAAGATCATCAACTCGGTGGACTTTGGCGGCATCGGCCATGCGTTCCTGGTCAGCGGCGACGGGCAGGTCATCGTCAGCCCCGACCAGGACCAAGTGATGAAAAACCTGAAGGACATCTACCCGGGCACCAGCGTGCGCATCGAGAAGGTCAGCCAGGATGTGGTCCTCAACGGCCAGGATCGCATCTTGTCTTTCACCCCGATCAGCGGCTTGCCAGGGGCGGATTGGTACATCGGCCTGTCGATCGACAAAGACAAGGCCTACGCACCACTGGGTGAATTCCGTACCTCAGCGTTGATTGCCATGGTGATCGCCGTGGTGGCGATTGCGGTGCTCTTGAGTCTGTTGATCCAAGTATTGCTGCGACCCCTGACCACCATGGGCGCTGCCATGCAGGACATTGCCCAAGGCGAGGGCGACCTGACCCGCCGCCTGGACGTCACCAGCAAGGACGAATTCGGCGAGGTCGGCAGTGCGTTCAACCAATTCGTTGAGCGCATCCACGCCTCCATTTCCGAAGTGTCCTCGGCAACACGCCAAGTGCATGATTTGTCCCAGCGCGTGATGGCCTCGTCCAACGCCTCGATCATCGGCTCTGACGAGCAGAGTGCCCGCACTAACAGCGTGGCCGCCGCGATCAACGAACTGGGTGCCGCCACTCAGGAAATCGCGCGTAATGCTGCCGATGCTTCGCAGCACGCCAGTGGTGCCAGCGAGCAGGCTGACGATGGGCGCAAGGTGGTGGAGCAAACGATCCTGGCGATGTCGGAACTGTCGCAAAAGATCAGCCTGTCCTGCACCCAGATCGAGACCCTGAACGCCAGCACCGACAATATCGGCCACATCCTTGATGTGATCAAAGGTATCTCCCAGCAAACCAACCTGCTCGCGCTCAACGCCGCAATCGAAGCCGCGCGTGCCGGGGAAGCCGGCCGTGGGTTTGCCGTGGTCGCTGATGAAGTGCGTAACCTGGCCCACCGCACGCAAGAGTCGGCTGAGGAGATCCACAAGATGATCACTTCGCTGCAAGTGGGTTCGCGTGAAGCGGTGACCACCATGAACGCCAGCCAGACGTCCAGCGAAGAGAGCGTCGAGGTGGCCAACCAGGCGGGTGAGCGATTGATCAGCGTGACGCAGCGTATTGTCGAGATCGATGGCATGAACCAATCGGTCGCGGCCGCCACCGAAGAGCAGACTGCCGTGGTGGAAACACTCAATGTCGACATCAACCAGATCAACCTGCTGAACCAGCAAGGCGTGGCCAACCTCAACGAAACGTTGAAGGACTGCGATGCGCTGTCCCAACAGGCCAGCCGTTTGAAACAACTGGTCGACAGTTTCAAGATCTGA
- a CDS encoding replication initiation protein: MNSTQPRLENTLEIYRSKLPPKPYHTNDYSFGKNIGGLSLALKSRHIQPNSLTHKYFMIFDLDSEMSILDWADKCLPAPHLIVRNLDNGRSHMTYILKTSVKNDVSGRLKPIKYCSDVEHGLAVKIGADMNYNGLLTKNPFKASAYKVFSFEDKPYDLDYLNEFVDRDLVRHQREVKKAKHVEDGFASGRNCTLFENLRLWAYSNWHRCHHSELRSNILDQAMAFNSFECPLGTNEVETIADSVYRFITCNFSIERLNELKSDRARQSRQKSKANLIYVDGKPWEEEGIPKRTYYYRKSNPNACTKDGQKPWEKLNISRRTYYRRKSQGLIDVLNS, from the coding sequence ATGAATAGTACACAGCCAAGACTTGAAAATACGCTAGAAATATACAGATCCAAACTTCCCCCAAAGCCTTATCACACAAATGACTACAGCTTCGGTAAGAATATAGGCGGCTTAAGTTTAGCCCTTAAATCACGTCATATTCAGCCCAACTCGTTAACTCATAAATATTTTATGATATTTGACTTAGACAGTGAGATGAGCATATTAGACTGGGCGGATAAATGCCTGCCAGCCCCTCACCTCATTGTTAGGAATTTAGACAACGGGCGGTCGCATATGACTTACATCCTTAAAACCTCCGTAAAGAATGACGTAAGTGGGCGTTTAAAGCCAATAAAGTACTGTTCTGATGTAGAGCATGGGCTAGCCGTTAAGATCGGTGCCGATATGAACTATAACGGGCTATTAACCAAGAACCCCTTCAAGGCATCAGCTTATAAGGTCTTTTCATTTGAAGATAAACCCTATGATCTTGATTATCTTAACGAGTTTGTAGACAGAGACCTGGTCAGACATCAGCGGGAAGTCAAAAAGGCCAAACACGTTGAAGATGGCTTTGCCAGTGGCAGGAACTGTACCCTGTTTGAAAATCTGCGCTTATGGGCATATTCGAACTGGCACAGATGCCATCATAGCGAACTGCGCTCGAATATTCTTGACCAAGCAATGGCATTTAACAGTTTTGAGTGCCCATTAGGAACCAACGAAGTGGAAACCATCGCTGATAGCGTGTATCGCTTCATAACTTGTAATTTTTCGATTGAACGGCTTAATGAATTGAAAAGTGATAGAGCGAGGCAGTCAAGGCAGAAGAGCAAGGCAAATCTAATTTATGTGGATGGCAAGCCATGGGAGGAGGAAGGGATACCGAAGCGCACTTACTATTATAGAAAAAGTAATCCCAACGCTTGCACCAAGGACGGACAGAAGCCTTGGGAGAAACTGAATATTAGCCGTAGGACATATTACCGAAGGAAGAGCCAAGGCTTGATTGATGTATTGAATTCTTAA
- a CDS encoding amino acid adenylation domain-containing protein, translating into MRCLTMCWVGVSHALDSLKHVLEQCGHRLGDEAADLVVDDGSLSVPTRLAGTARISLRLGIGPLGAHGLPAVQLRGYDRNGRLLAALDLPEVPCGNGQRLRLQATRVLADWFALHVSRVARDPAYLPTEACATAWPEQGMQVLEALAFVHRFNRTADPALLQAAQVPVIERVQASLLTFAERPALNSAGNVTTYRQLQARALAIQEQLEPLLEGSEAPPVVGVCLEKSVALYASILAVLGCGAVYLPLGPEHPPQRQQAMLESAGARVLLDNGCHPLRERFVSLDVCTLGPPATARPSRRPPADLEAPCMVLFTSGTTGQPKGVLLSQANLAHFSTWFGRQMALGEHSRVLQFASVNFDASLMDIFPSLIAGAELVIPSEAQRRDPQQLVELIRQQRISHAFLPPALLSILPLDQPLGLTHLLTGGDACEPYVIERLAGECHLHNLYGPTEATVLVTHRTLQAGDGNRNLGRPIANSQVLILDDNLQPVDDEVMGELYIVGPGVCLGYLNAAQSPDTPFVALSLPDGQTLRAYRSGDLAKWTANGIELGARRDAQVKIRGIRVEPLEIEQCLRNSRLYRQVAVVIDAARRIRGVVAQPEPGATLNDLKQHARQWLPDYLQPDVWDERPRLPCSSNGKVDRQALLALSTQPTSASAGQAAQTSLHMQLVALWRELLQLPVGGLSIDDSFFNLGGHSLLLSTLLLRIREQFGRSVPLNHFFATPTVRTLALLMEKGALPAAPSGEAVRDAQRQEVVQVLPLDRVGDRNNVIVTGANSFIGVHIVEALLANGATQVACLVRELPGQPATARFTQALSEHRLEHLDMSRVQVYAADISQPNLGLAGDTYEDLARNYGVLVHNAARVNHVMDYASLAKDNVDPVLECLRLCETHCKKVLNFISTLSACSSIDAEGHVLEVPATSALPIYIKNGYNVSKWVAERWLGHAVARGSWVNIHRPGNISFNSRTGVCQPQKNRLMLMLKGSLQLGLVPRLEINFDLMPVDFFAGFVAFHCGRFDAQRPVFNLHNPRPLSWDHYLDAYSQAGYAFERVSVARWQRALRTVGHENALFGVLGFYLEGLGEDIGNTSMIHCDNARRGVEEMGADYPEKSPSLLQRGCDYLKAIRFL; encoded by the coding sequence ATGAGATGCCTGACCATGTGCTGGGTCGGTGTCAGCCACGCCCTGGACAGCCTGAAGCACGTGCTTGAACAGTGTGGGCATCGGTTGGGGGATGAGGCCGCCGACCTGGTAGTCGATGACGGCAGCCTGTCAGTACCGACGCGCTTGGCCGGCACCGCGCGTATCAGCCTGCGCCTGGGCATCGGCCCTCTAGGCGCACATGGACTGCCCGCCGTGCAGCTGCGTGGGTATGACCGCAACGGACGCTTGCTTGCCGCGCTCGACCTACCTGAAGTGCCCTGCGGGAACGGCCAGCGATTGCGCCTGCAAGCGACACGTGTGTTGGCCGACTGGTTTGCCTTGCACGTCAGCCGCGTTGCACGCGACCCTGCGTATTTGCCCACAGAAGCCTGCGCCACTGCGTGGCCCGAGCAAGGCATGCAGGTGCTGGAGGCGCTGGCGTTTGTGCACCGATTCAATCGCACGGCGGACCCTGCCCTGTTGCAGGCCGCCCAGGTGCCGGTGATCGAGCGCGTGCAGGCCAGCCTTCTGACCTTCGCCGAGCGGCCTGCGTTGAACAGTGCGGGCAACGTGACGACTTACCGGCAACTTCAGGCTCGGGCCCTCGCCATCCAAGAGCAACTGGAACCGCTGCTGGAGGGTAGTGAGGCTCCACCCGTGGTCGGTGTCTGCCTGGAAAAATCCGTCGCGCTGTACGCCAGCATTCTCGCGGTGCTCGGCTGCGGCGCAGTGTACCTGCCACTGGGTCCGGAACACCCACCACAGCGCCAGCAGGCCATGCTGGAGAGTGCAGGCGCCCGCGTTCTACTGGATAACGGTTGCCATCCATTGCGTGAGCGCTTCGTTTCATTGGATGTGTGCACCCTCGGCCCGCCCGCCACTGCCAGGCCTTCACGGCGCCCGCCCGCAGACCTTGAAGCACCGTGCATGGTGCTCTTCACCTCGGGCACCACGGGACAGCCCAAGGGGGTGCTGCTGAGTCAGGCCAACCTCGCCCACTTCAGCACCTGGTTTGGCCGCCAAATGGCCCTGGGCGAACACAGTCGTGTGCTGCAGTTTGCCTCGGTGAATTTCGATGCATCGCTGATGGATATTTTCCCCAGCCTGATCGCCGGCGCAGAGCTGGTTATTCCCAGCGAGGCGCAACGTCGCGACCCACAGCAACTGGTCGAGTTGATCCGCCAACAGCGCATCAGCCATGCGTTCCTGCCACCGGCGCTGCTCAGCATCCTGCCGCTGGATCAACCACTGGGCTTGACGCACCTGCTCACCGGAGGCGATGCCTGCGAGCCCTATGTGATCGAACGTCTGGCAGGCGAATGCCATCTGCACAATCTCTACGGCCCGACCGAAGCTACGGTGCTGGTCACCCATCGAACCCTGCAAGCCGGGGATGGCAATCGCAACCTGGGCCGCCCCATCGCCAACAGCCAGGTGCTGATCCTCGACGACAACCTGCAACCGGTGGATGACGAGGTGATGGGCGAACTGTACATCGTCGGTCCGGGCGTATGCCTGGGGTATTTGAATGCAGCGCAGTCGCCCGACACCCCCTTCGTGGCGCTGTCCCTGCCGGATGGCCAGACCTTGCGGGCCTATCGCAGTGGCGACCTCGCAAAGTGGACTGCCAACGGTATCGAGTTGGGCGCCAGGCGGGACGCACAGGTGAAGATCCGTGGAATCAGGGTCGAACCCCTGGAGATCGAACAGTGCCTGCGCAACAGCCGACTGTATCGCCAGGTGGCGGTGGTGATTGATGCCGCACGCAGGATTCGTGGTGTCGTCGCCCAACCGGAACCAGGCGCCACGCTTAACGATTTGAAGCAGCATGCACGGCAGTGGTTGCCGGATTACCTGCAGCCTGACGTGTGGGACGAGCGACCTCGCTTGCCTTGCTCCAGTAACGGCAAGGTGGACCGCCAGGCCTTGCTGGCGTTATCGACCCAACCGACATCGGCTAGCGCCGGGCAGGCAGCGCAAACATCCCTCCACATGCAACTGGTGGCGTTATGGCGTGAGTTGCTGCAGTTGCCTGTGGGAGGACTGTCGATTGATGACAGCTTCTTCAACCTCGGTGGGCACTCCCTGTTGCTGTCGACTTTGCTGCTGCGCATTCGCGAGCAGTTTGGCCGCAGCGTGCCCTTGAACCACTTCTTCGCAACACCTACGGTTCGTACCCTCGCGTTGCTGATGGAGAAGGGTGCGCTGCCTGCTGCCCCCTCCGGCGAGGCGGTTCGGGATGCACAACGGCAAGAGGTTGTGCAGGTACTCCCCTTGGACCGTGTAGGAGACCGCAACAACGTGATAGTGACCGGCGCCAACAGCTTTATCGGCGTGCATATCGTCGAGGCACTGTTGGCCAATGGCGCAACGCAGGTGGCATGCCTGGTGCGTGAACTGCCGGGCCAGCCCGCCACTGCGCGATTCACCCAGGCATTGAGCGAGCACCGTCTTGAGCACCTGGACATGAGCCGGGTGCAGGTTTATGCCGCGGATATCAGCCAGCCAAACCTGGGCCTGGCAGGTGACACCTATGAGGATCTTGCCCGGAACTACGGTGTGCTGGTGCACAACGCGGCACGGGTCAATCACGTGATGGACTACGCCTCGTTGGCCAAGGACAACGTCGACCCTGTGCTCGAATGCCTGCGCCTGTGTGAAACGCACTGCAAAAAAGTACTCAACTTCATCTCGACGCTGTCGGCATGCAGCAGCATCGACGCCGAGGGCCATGTGCTCGAAGTGCCTGCGACAAGCGCCCTGCCGATCTACATCAAGAATGGCTACAACGTGTCCAAGTGGGTCGCCGAACGCTGGCTGGGGCACGCGGTGGCACGAGGCTCCTGGGTGAACATTCACCGCCCGGGCAACATCAGCTTCAACAGTCGGACCGGTGTTTGCCAACCGCAGAAGAACCGCTTGATGCTGATGCTCAAGGGCTCACTGCAACTGGGCCTGGTGCCGCGCTTGGAGATCAACTTCGACCTGATGCCTGTGGACTTCTTTGCTGGGTTTGTGGCGTTCCACTGCGGCCGCTTTGACGCGCAGCGACCTGTGTTCAACCTGCATAACCCAAGGCCTTTGAGCTGGGACCACTATCTCGATGCGTACAGCCAGGCGGGCTACGCCTTCGAGCGGGTCAGTGTCGCGCGCTGGCAACGAGCACTGCGAACGGTAGGCCACGAAAACGCGCTGTTTGGCGTATTGGGTTTTTACCTGGAGGGGCTGGGCGAGGACATTGGCAATACCTCAATGATCCACTGCGACAACGCACGCCGGGGGGTTGAGGAAATGGGCGCTGACTACCCCGAGAAGAGCCCGTCGCTGCTGCAACGGGGCTGCGACTACCTCAAGGCTATCCGCTTTCTTTGA
- a CDS encoding SRPBCC family protein has translation MTSLQPDTLIRNPTGTPIVACVTVNCDAARLWGLVGRFAGFDAFIPALSHVEMMGEGVGALRTKFFHDGHRVVEQLNSHDDHAMCMTWTTIYNTLGVARLWAAMRVEAFGSGGAKATWTLIGEAAEMAPAAFEEFVQTFADSALANVRQMLER, from the coding sequence ATGACATCGCTGCAACCCGATACATTGATTCGCAACCCAACCGGCACACCCATAGTGGCCTGTGTCACCGTCAACTGCGACGCCGCTCGTCTGTGGGGTCTGGTGGGTCGCTTTGCAGGCTTTGACGCCTTTATTCCGGCCCTGTCACACGTCGAAATGATGGGTGAGGGCGTGGGCGCCTTGCGCACCAAGTTTTTTCACGATGGTCATCGGGTCGTGGAGCAACTCAATAGCCACGACGACCATGCGATGTGCATGACATGGACCACGATCTACAACACATTGGGCGTGGCTCGATTGTGGGCGGCAATGCGCGTGGAAGCATTTGGATCAGGCGGTGCCAAGGCAACCTGGACGCTGATCGGCGAGGCCGCTGAAATGGCCCCGGCAGCGTTTGAAGAATTCGTGCAAACATTCGCCGACAGCGCACTGGCGAATGTGCGCCAGATGCTTGAACGATAG
- a CDS encoding FecR domain-containing protein, whose translation MTPLDDATRAGPDPQVVKQAISWMLRLRNNRANRRLQAQCEDWREAHHDHELAWQRVQALQQELSGQLAAVPGARLTLENSAQGLGRRQALKLLSGVMLVSSAAWISRDLIGWQRWTSDLATATGERRSVQLPDGTRLQLNTDSAVDLDFNPQQRLITLVRGEILVTCGAASAPLLVKTRHGLLEGIDGRFAVRQDSDCTRLSVLSGNVAIHTPHGADGLSLQVHAGENYLVRQTQATLAAPLNMDVGAWADGLIVTRGMRLADFLSEVGRYRHGYLGCSADIADLRLSGVFRLEDTDTLLAILPQTLPVQVRYRTRWWVSLERSA comes from the coding sequence ATGACGCCGTTGGATGATGCCACGCGCGCAGGTCCCGACCCCCAAGTGGTCAAGCAGGCCATCAGTTGGATGCTGCGTTTGCGTAACAACCGGGCTAACCGGCGGCTACAGGCACAATGTGAAGACTGGCGCGAAGCCCACCATGACCACGAGTTGGCCTGGCAGCGGGTTCAAGCATTGCAACAAGAATTGAGTGGCCAGTTGGCGGCAGTTCCCGGCGCGCGACTGACGCTGGAGAACAGCGCCCAGGGCTTGGGGCGGCGACAGGCGTTGAAGTTGCTGTCCGGTGTGATGCTGGTGAGCTCGGCGGCCTGGATAAGCCGCGACCTGATCGGCTGGCAACGCTGGACCAGCGATCTTGCGACCGCCACCGGTGAGCGGCGCAGCGTGCAATTGCCGGATGGCACCCGCCTGCAACTCAACACTGACAGCGCAGTCGACCTGGACTTCAACCCACAGCAGCGCCTGATTACGCTGGTGCGCGGAGAAATCCTGGTGACGTGCGGTGCCGCGTCGGCGCCCTTATTGGTTAAAACACGCCATGGCTTGCTTGAAGGTATCGACGGACGTTTCGCTGTGCGTCAGGACAGCGACTGCACGCGCTTGAGCGTGCTCAGCGGTAACGTGGCGATCCACACACCGCACGGGGCGGATGGGCTATCGCTTCAGGTCCACGCAGGGGAAAACTACCTCGTGCGTCAGACCCAAGCCACCCTCGCGGCCCCGTTGAACATGGATGTCGGCGCATGGGCCGATGGGCTGATCGTTACTCGGGGCATGCGACTTGCGGATTTCCTTTCGGAAGTAGGGCGTTATCGGCATGGTTATCTGGGCTGCTCCGCAGACATCGCAGACTTGCGGCTGTCAGGGGTTTTTCGCCTGGAGGACACCGACACATTGCTGGCCATCCTGCCGCAGACATTACCCGTACAGGTGCGCTATCGCACGCGCTGGTGGGTAAGCCTGGAGCGGTCGGCCTGA